In the Gossypium arboreum isolate Shixiya-1 chromosome 10, ASM2569848v2, whole genome shotgun sequence genome, one interval contains:
- the LOC108488344 gene encoding uncharacterized protein LOC108488344, whose product MFYGAVVWDPWLIVAQIVCLQCLYYLTLGVFLSFLVGIRVSRMSLVYFFDFASVTTSTVTGWCVIASFLLSSIAGAGYMLYLIERAKKCLDFSATLYIIHLFICIMYGGWPSSITWWVVNGTGVAVMALLGEYLCIRRELREIPITRYRSNV is encoded by the exons ATGTTCTATGGTGCGGTGGTATGGGATCCTTGGCTTATTGTAGCCCAAATTGTTTGCCTTCAATGTTTATACTACCTTACTCTTGGAGTTTTCTTATCGTTTCTTGTTGGCATTCGCGTTTCTCGTATGAGTTTGGTCTATTTCTTTGACTTTGCATCGGTTACTACCTCTACCGTTACAGGCTGGTGTGTCATTGCTTCCTTTCTGCTCAGCTCAATTGCGGG CGCTGGGTATATGCTTTATTTGATTGAAAGGGCAAAGAAATGCTTAGATTTTTCAGCCACACTCTATATTATACATCTTTTTATATGCATCATGTATGGAGGTTGGCCTTCCTCAATAACATGGTGGGTTGTGAATGGTACTGGAGTTGCAGTGATGGCTTTGCTAGGTGAATATTTATGCATTAGACGGGAACTCAGAGAGATTCCCATAACACGATATCGATCAA ATGTTTGA